In Herbaspirillum seropedicae, a single window of DNA contains:
- a CDS encoding lytic transglycosylase domain-containing protein has product MPRAALPPIHLLATALLGGATLLCAVPVQSQQVVRYTDADGVQHMRVEAADSSSDGGSKGSGSKKAQSIVYRYTDADGAVHFYAQTLDDPDKLMASSAALLNHAESKEAVTPADPPFVRTMLSHRDARKYDPLLTQAASEFGLDAALLKAVMTAESGFNAKAVSSKGAVGLMQILPDTAERYGLQGDRRKTLHQKLTDPKINIRLAARYLRDLMAMFPQHVELAIASYNAGEGAVQKYGNKIPPYPETQGYVRLVSRFYQLYRPDGGATLASAGSARLKVTLPPHAPATASGND; this is encoded by the coding sequence ATGCCCCGCGCCGCATTGCCGCCTATCCATCTGCTCGCTACCGCCCTGCTGGGCGGAGCGACGCTGCTGTGCGCTGTACCGGTACAGTCGCAGCAAGTGGTCCGGTACACCGATGCCGATGGCGTGCAACACATGCGGGTGGAAGCGGCTGACAGCAGCAGCGATGGTGGCAGCAAGGGTAGCGGCAGCAAGAAGGCCCAGAGCATTGTGTACCGGTACACCGACGCCGATGGCGCAGTCCATTTCTACGCCCAGACGCTGGATGACCCCGACAAGCTCATGGCCAGCAGCGCTGCCCTGTTGAACCACGCAGAGAGCAAGGAAGCGGTCACCCCCGCCGACCCGCCCTTCGTGCGCACCATGCTGTCGCATCGCGACGCCCGCAAGTACGACCCGCTGCTGACCCAGGCCGCCAGTGAATTCGGCCTGGACGCGGCCCTGCTCAAGGCCGTGATGACGGCCGAATCCGGCTTCAACGCCAAGGCGGTATCCAGCAAGGGCGCGGTGGGCCTGATGCAGATCCTGCCGGATACCGCCGAGCGCTACGGCCTGCAGGGCGACCGTCGCAAGACCCTGCACCAGAAGCTGACCGATCCGAAGATCAACATCCGCCTGGCGGCGCGCTACCTGCGCGACCTGATGGCGATGTTCCCGCAGCATGTGGAACTGGCCATCGCCTCCTACAACGCCGGTGAAGGCGCGGTGCAGAAGTATGGCAACAAGATTCCTCCCTATCCCGAGACGCAGGGGTATGTGCGGCTGGTGTCGCGGTTCTACCAGCTGTATCGCCCCGATGGCGGCGCCACCCTGGCCTCGGCCGGATCGGCCCGCCTCAAGGTCACCCTGCCGCCCCATGCGCCCGCTACGGCCAGCGGCAATGACTGA
- a CDS encoding HlyD family secretion protein codes for MKLPLLKKPLLAAAALLLLLGAAFLAWQRLHHNGPGEGFTSGNGRIEATEVDVATKLGGRVDAILVNEGDFVSAGQPLARMQVLSLQAQRDEALAHQQQSLSAVASAEAQVAVRQSDYQAALAQTVQRESELDAARRRLARSEVLVREGASSVQEVDDDRARVRSMEAAVTASKAQVTAAEAAVVAARTQVSGARSTVTAAQATVQRIKVDIDDSTLAAPRAGRVQYRIAQPGEVLGGGGKVLNLVDLSDVYMTFFLPEVVVGKLALGSEARIILDAAPQYVIPARISFVASTAQFTPKTVETASERQKLMFRVKAQIDPALLQQHLTLVKTGLPGVAWVRTDQNQPWPAQLAVQVPQ; via the coding sequence ATGAAGCTTCCCCTCCTCAAGAAACCCCTGCTGGCCGCAGCCGCATTGCTGCTGTTGCTGGGTGCAGCCTTCTTAGCCTGGCAGCGCCTGCATCACAACGGCCCCGGTGAGGGCTTCACCAGCGGCAATGGCCGTATCGAGGCGACCGAAGTGGATGTGGCCACCAAGCTGGGCGGCAGGGTCGACGCCATCCTCGTCAACGAGGGCGATTTCGTCAGCGCTGGCCAGCCGCTGGCGCGCATGCAGGTGCTGTCGCTGCAGGCGCAGCGCGACGAAGCCCTGGCGCACCAACAGCAGTCACTGTCCGCCGTGGCCAGCGCCGAGGCCCAGGTGGCGGTGCGCCAGAGCGATTACCAGGCGGCCCTGGCCCAGACGGTCCAGCGCGAGAGCGAACTGGACGCCGCCCGTCGCCGCCTGGCGCGCTCTGAAGTGCTGGTGCGCGAAGGCGCGTCCTCAGTGCAGGAAGTCGATGATGATCGCGCCCGCGTGCGCAGCATGGAAGCGGCGGTCACCGCCTCCAAGGCCCAGGTGACGGCGGCCGAGGCTGCCGTGGTGGCGGCGCGCACCCAGGTCAGCGGGGCCAGGTCCACCGTGACGGCGGCGCAGGCGACGGTCCAGCGCATCAAGGTGGATATCGACGACAGTACCCTGGCCGCCCCGCGCGCGGGGCGGGTGCAGTATCGCATCGCCCAGCCGGGTGAAGTGCTGGGCGGTGGCGGCAAGGTGCTCAACCTGGTGGACCTCAGCGACGTCTACATGACCTTCTTCCTGCCCGAGGTGGTGGTCGGCAAGCTGGCGCTGGGCAGCGAGGCCCGCATCATCCTTGACGCCGCACCCCAGTATGTGATCCCGGCGCGCATCTCCTTCGTCGCCAGCACCGCGCAGTTCACGCCCAAGACAGTGGAAACGGCCAGCGAGCGCCAGAAGCTGATGTTTCGCGTCAAGGCCCAGATCGATCCGGCGCTGCTGCAACAGCACCTGACCTTGGTCAAGACCGGCCTGCCTGGCGTGGCCTGGGTCCGGACTGACCAGAACCAGCCCTGGCCGGCGCAACTGGCCGTGCAGGTTCCGCAATGA
- a CDS encoding toxin-activating lysine-acyltransferase — translation MVNHVDLQRILGGATLLAGRSALHGRYPVGFMLSRWREALANNNFNYLEAFHKETGQVRPLQFVAWKFVSESWVEQLRASQTRLDYSGQEIEDGPYLFVIDLLSADIDPVFTLRNLVHQVLQQREVKGVAFIRYRNEEPSVCVIEVPKVLRNTDHQSQKET, via the coding sequence ATGGTCAATCACGTCGATCTACAGCGCATCCTCGGTGGCGCCACCCTGCTGGCCGGGCGGTCTGCCCTGCATGGGCGCTATCCGGTGGGCTTCATGCTCTCACGCTGGCGCGAAGCGCTGGCCAACAACAACTTCAACTACCTGGAGGCCTTCCACAAGGAGACCGGGCAAGTCCGGCCCCTGCAGTTCGTGGCCTGGAAGTTCGTCAGCGAAAGCTGGGTCGAGCAACTGCGCGCCTCCCAGACCCGGCTGGACTACTCGGGGCAGGAAATCGAGGACGGGCCTTACCTGTTCGTCATCGACCTGCTCTCGGCCGACATCGATCCGGTCTTCACCTTGCGCAACCTGGTGCACCAGGTATTGCAGCAGCGTGAGGTCAAGGGCGTGGCCTTCATCCGCTACCGCAATGAAGAACCCTCCGTGTGCGTCATCGAAGTGCCCAAGGTGTTGCGCAACACCGATCATCAATCCCAGAAGGAGACATGA
- the rbbA gene encoding ribosome-associated ATPase/putative transporter RbbA yields the protein MNTLPGGACVARLQRVALRYGKTVALDAVSLDIPAGCMVGLIGPDGVGKSSLLSLVAGARALQQGELAVLGGDMRQQRHRQQACPRIAYMPQGLGKNLYPTLSVEENLQFFGRLFGQDASERRRRIDELTTSTGLDKFLARPAGKLSGGMKQKLGLCCSLIHDPDLLILDEPTTGVDPLSRAQFWDLIAHIRQQRAGMSVIVATAYMEEADRFDWLVAMDEGRVLATGTPVQLHQRTGTASLEEAFIALLPEEKRRGHQTVQVTPLDDTIDSGVAIEAKGLTMRFGDFLAVDHVDFRIRRGEIFGFLGSNGCGKSTTMKMLTGLLPASEGQAWLFGREIDPRDMATRARVGYMSQAFSLYGELSVRQNLVLHARLYRVPAEQIAARTDEMARRFGLLDVMDSLPESLPLGIRQRLSLAVAMVHKPELLILDEPTSGVDPIARDLFWQLMIGLARQDQVTIFISTHFMNEALRCDRISLMHAGRVLVSATPQALMQQRGAQTLEQAFIGYLEEAAGKGGSAAATHSAVAVAVAPPAASPAASPAPRLSRWRTSLGRALSYSQRESLELRRDPVRATLALLGTAILMFIIGYGINLDVENLSYAVLDRDQTGLSQNYALNLSGSRYFIEKPPISDYQELDRRMRSGDISLAIEIPPGFARDIARGHTVEVGAWVDGAMPTRAETVRGYVQGMHQLWLADMATHRLGQSLAMPARIETRYRYNPDVKSLPAMVPAIIPLLLMMIPAMLTALSVVREKELGSILNLYVTPVSRTEFLLGKQLPYLLLGMLNFAMLTLLAVTVFGVPVKGSLLTLTLAALVFVICSTGFGLLASTFTNSQIAALFVTMIGTIIPCVQFAGLLNPVSSLEGMGALIGQVYPATHFLTISRGVFSKALALDDLASSFWPLVVAAPVILGLSVLLLKKQER from the coding sequence ATGAATACGCTCCCGGGCGGCGCTTGCGTGGCCCGCCTGCAGCGGGTCGCCCTGCGCTACGGCAAGACCGTGGCGCTGGATGCGGTGTCGCTGGACATTCCCGCCGGTTGCATGGTCGGCCTGATCGGCCCCGATGGCGTGGGCAAGTCCAGCCTGCTATCCCTGGTGGCCGGCGCACGCGCGCTGCAGCAGGGCGAACTGGCGGTGCTGGGCGGCGACATGCGCCAGCAGCGTCATCGCCAGCAGGCCTGCCCGCGCATCGCCTACATGCCGCAGGGCTTGGGCAAGAATCTCTATCCCACCTTGTCAGTGGAAGAAAACCTGCAATTCTTTGGCCGCCTGTTTGGCCAGGATGCCAGCGAACGCCGTCGCCGCATCGATGAACTGACCACCAGCACCGGACTGGACAAGTTCCTGGCGCGCCCGGCCGGCAAGCTTTCCGGCGGCATGAAGCAAAAGCTGGGCTTGTGCTGTTCGCTCATCCACGATCCCGACCTGCTGATCCTGGATGAGCCCACCACCGGCGTGGACCCGCTCTCGCGCGCCCAGTTCTGGGACCTCATCGCCCACATCCGCCAGCAGCGCGCCGGCATGAGCGTCATCGTGGCCACCGCCTACATGGAAGAGGCCGACCGCTTCGACTGGCTGGTGGCCATGGATGAGGGCAGGGTGCTGGCTACCGGCACACCGGTACAGTTGCATCAGCGTACCGGTACAGCTTCGCTGGAAGAAGCCTTCATCGCCCTGCTGCCGGAAGAAAAACGGCGCGGTCACCAGACCGTGCAGGTCACCCCGCTGGACGACACCATCGATAGCGGCGTGGCCATCGAGGCCAAGGGGCTGACCATGCGCTTTGGCGATTTCCTGGCGGTGGACCATGTGGACTTTCGCATCCGGCGCGGCGAGATCTTCGGCTTCCTCGGCTCCAATGGTTGCGGCAAGTCCACCACGATGAAGATGCTCACCGGCCTGTTGCCGGCCAGCGAAGGCCAGGCCTGGCTGTTCGGGCGCGAGATCGATCCGCGCGACATGGCCACGCGCGCGCGGGTGGGTTACATGTCGCAGGCCTTTTCGCTGTATGGCGAACTGAGCGTGCGCCAGAACCTGGTCTTGCATGCGCGCCTGTACCGCGTCCCCGCAGAGCAGATTGCCGCCCGCACCGACGAAATGGCGCGCCGCTTCGGCCTGCTGGACGTGATGGACAGCCTGCCGGAGAGCCTGCCACTGGGCATACGCCAGCGCCTGTCGCTGGCCGTGGCCATGGTCCACAAGCCGGAATTGCTGATCCTGGACGAACCGACCTCGGGCGTGGACCCGATTGCCCGCGACCTGTTCTGGCAATTGATGATCGGCCTGGCGCGACAGGACCAGGTGACCATTTTCATTTCCACCCACTTCATGAACGAGGCGCTGCGCTGCGACCGCATCTCCCTCATGCATGCAGGCCGGGTGCTGGTGAGCGCCACGCCGCAGGCGCTGATGCAGCAGCGCGGCGCGCAGACGCTGGAACAGGCCTTCATCGGTTATCTGGAAGAGGCGGCAGGCAAGGGCGGCAGCGCCGCCGCGACCCACAGCGCGGTGGCCGTCGCCGTGGCGCCGCCGGCCGCGTCTCCAGCCGCATCTCCAGCACCTCGCCTGAGCCGCTGGCGCACCAGCCTGGGCCGGGCGCTTAGCTACAGCCAGCGCGAGAGCCTGGAGCTGCGCCGCGATCCGGTGCGCGCCACGCTGGCCTTGCTGGGCACGGCCATCCTGATGTTCATCATCGGCTATGGCATCAACCTCGACGTGGAAAACCTCAGCTACGCCGTGCTCGATCGCGACCAGACCGGCCTGAGCCAGAACTATGCGCTGAACCTCTCAGGCTCGCGCTACTTCATCGAGAAGCCGCCCATCAGCGATTACCAGGAGCTGGACCGGCGCATGCGCAGCGGCGATATTTCCCTGGCCATCGAGATCCCACCCGGCTTTGCCCGCGACATCGCGCGCGGTCACACGGTGGAGGTGGGGGCCTGGGTCGATGGCGCCATGCCGACGCGCGCCGAGACCGTGCGCGGCTACGTCCAGGGCATGCATCAGTTATGGCTGGCTGACATGGCCACGCACCGGCTCGGGCAAAGCCTGGCCATGCCCGCCCGCATCGAGACGCGCTATCGCTACAACCCCGATGTGAAGAGCCTGCCGGCCATGGTGCCGGCCATCATCCCGCTCTTGCTGATGATGATCCCGGCCATGCTGACGGCCTTGTCGGTGGTGCGGGAGAAGGAGCTGGGCTCCATCCTCAACCTGTATGTCACCCCGGTGAGCCGCACCGAATTCCTGCTGGGCAAGCAGTTGCCTTACCTGCTGCTGGGCATGCTCAATTTCGCCATGCTCACGCTGCTGGCGGTGACTGTGTTCGGCGTGCCGGTCAAGGGCAGCCTGTTGACGCTGACGTTGGCCGCGCTGGTGTTTGTCATCTGTTCCACCGGCTTTGGCCTGTTGGCCTCGACCTTCACCAACAGCCAGATCGCGGCGCTCTTCGTGACCATGATCGGCACCATCATTCCCTGCGTGCAGTTCGCTGGCCTGTTGAATCCGGTCTCGTCGCTGGAGGGCATGGGCGCGCTGATCGGCCAGGTCTATCCGGCCACGCACTTCCTGACCATCAGCCGGGGCGTGTTCAGCAAGGCGCTCGCGCTGGATGACCTGGCCTCCTCGTTCTGGCCGCTGGTAGTGGCCGCGCCCGTGATCCTGGGCTTGTCGGTGCTGTTGCTCAAGAAGCAGGAGCGTTGA
- a CDS encoding efflux transporter outer membrane subunit — MTTTRPLLTRTRLLLAVLPLCLTACQSLAPHYQRPAAPVAAVYPDGPVNEAAHQVANEAASPPLPWRDYFTDPPLQALITQALENSRDLRTAALRVQEAQALYGIGHADLFPTIGAQAGLDRSRTPADLNLTRRPLVGSAYQAGLGLSSWEIDLWGRLRSLDDAALESARASQATRSAVALSLMAQVADAWLELAELDERLEIANQTIASRQESFRIFSRRVEVGATSRLNLTQIETLLTQAQALGAQLQQQRAQRLNALTLLVGSPVVLPVGQARAGLDAVFAPLQPGLPALLLTRRPDVAAAEHRLMAANANIGAARAAFFPSISLTGNVGTASAELSGLFRDGSHAWTFSPSITLPIFTAGRLRNNLALSEVRRDLAVAAYEKTVQTAFREVADALAARQWLTQQLEIAQSAVRVQRERARLSALRYDNGAAPFLDVLDAQRDLLSAQQQLVQIRRALLSSSVALYAALGGEGVAAVPSPPSPSRSGS, encoded by the coding sequence ATGACCACCACGCGCCCGCTGCTGACGAGAACACGCCTGCTGCTGGCGGTCTTGCCCTTGTGCCTGACCGCTTGCCAGAGCCTGGCGCCGCATTACCAACGTCCCGCTGCACCGGTGGCGGCCGTCTATCCGGACGGGCCAGTCAATGAGGCGGCCCATCAAGTGGCCAATGAGGCGGCCAGCCCGCCGCTGCCATGGCGCGACTATTTCACCGATCCCCCTCTGCAAGCCCTCATCACCCAGGCGCTGGAAAACAGCCGCGACCTGCGCACAGCCGCCTTGCGGGTGCAGGAGGCGCAGGCCTTGTATGGCATCGGGCATGCCGACCTGTTTCCGACCATCGGCGCACAGGCCGGGCTGGATCGCTCGCGCACGCCCGCTGACCTCAACCTGACCCGTCGCCCTCTGGTGGGTAGCGCCTACCAGGCCGGGCTGGGCTTGAGCAGTTGGGAGATCGACCTGTGGGGCCGCCTGCGCAGTCTGGATGACGCCGCCCTCGAAAGCGCCCGCGCCAGTCAGGCCACGCGCAGCGCCGTGGCCCTGAGCCTGATGGCGCAAGTGGCCGATGCCTGGCTGGAACTGGCCGAACTGGATGAGCGCCTGGAGATCGCCAACCAGACCATCGCCAGCCGGCAAGAGAGTTTCCGCATCTTTTCCCGCCGGGTGGAAGTCGGGGCGACCTCGCGCCTGAACCTGACCCAGATCGAAACCTTGCTCACCCAGGCCCAGGCCCTGGGGGCGCAACTGCAGCAACAGCGCGCCCAGCGCCTCAATGCACTGACCCTGCTGGTGGGCAGCCCCGTGGTGCTGCCGGTCGGCCAGGCGCGCGCCGGGCTGGACGCCGTGTTTGCGCCGCTGCAACCGGGCTTGCCAGCGCTGTTGCTCACGCGCCGGCCCGACGTGGCTGCCGCCGAGCATCGCCTCATGGCGGCCAATGCCAATATCGGCGCGGCGCGCGCGGCCTTCTTCCCCAGTATTTCCTTGACCGGCAATGTCGGCACGGCCAGCGCTGAACTGAGCGGCCTGTTCCGCGACGGCAGCCATGCCTGGACCTTCTCGCCCAGCATCACGCTGCCCATCTTCACCGCAGGCCGCCTGCGCAACAACCTGGCGTTGAGCGAGGTACGCCGCGACCTGGCTGTGGCCGCTTACGAAAAGACCGTACAGACGGCCTTTCGCGAGGTTGCCGATGCCTTGGCGGCGCGCCAGTGGCTCACGCAGCAACTGGAGATCGCCCAGTCCGCCGTGCGCGTACAGCGCGAGCGGGCCAGGCTGTCAGCGCTGCGCTATGACAATGGCGCTGCGCCATTCCTCGACGTGCTCGACGCCCAGCGTGATCTCTTGAGCGCCCAGCAGCAACTGGTGCAGATCCGGCGCGCGCTGCTGTCTTCCTCGGTGGCGCTGTATGCGGCGCTGGGCGGGGAGGGCGTTGCCGCGGTCCCATCGCCACCTTCTCCCTCTCGTTCCGGGTCATGA
- a CDS encoding phosphopantetheine-binding protein, which produces MEWINIINEVVPYTMGGARYGVKLTGEEDSFYDAGLDSLDVAALSVYLCEVLAVPPSVQRDGDLGNIADMIAFLDQHAVRRNLTVPQIRALLD; this is translated from the coding sequence ATGGAATGGATCAACATCATCAATGAGGTCGTTCCCTACACCATGGGCGGGGCCCGCTACGGGGTCAAGCTCACCGGGGAAGAGGATAGCTTCTATGACGCTGGCCTGGACAGCCTGGATGTGGCGGCCCTGAGCGTGTACCTGTGCGAAGTGCTGGCCGTGCCGCCCTCGGTGCAACGAGACGGTGATCTGGGCAATATCGCCGACATGATCGCCTTCCTCGACCAGCATGCGGTCAGGCGCAACCTCACCGTGCCACAGATCAGGGCCTTGCTGGACTGA
- a CDS encoding ABC transporter permease, which translates to MRNSWANIYRLGIKELWSLLRDPAMLVLIAYTFSLSIYVAATAMPESLHHAAIAIVDNDSSPLSARIAASFYPPHFKVARLVTARQADAGLDDGDYTFVLDIPADFQRDVLAARAPAVQLNVDATRMSQAFTGNSYIQQMVTNEVAQFVQRQEGGASAPVNLALRMRFNPNLEQSWFGSLMEIINNVTMLSIILTGAALIREREHGTIEHLLVMPVTPAEIMLAKVWSMGVVVALAALASLLLIVRGALHVPIEGSVALFMLVTCLHLFATTSMGIFMATLARSMPQFGMLTVLVLLPLQLLSGGSTPRESMPVLVQDIMLAAPTTHFVAAGQAILYRGAGLEVIWPQLLAIFGIGAVLFMAALGRFRKTISQMA; encoded by the coding sequence ATGCGCAACTCCTGGGCCAACATCTACCGTCTGGGCATCAAGGAGCTGTGGAGCCTCTTGCGTGATCCGGCCATGTTGGTGCTCATTGCCTACACCTTTTCGCTCTCGATCTACGTGGCCGCCACGGCCATGCCGGAGAGCCTGCACCACGCCGCCATTGCCATCGTGGACAATGACAGTTCGCCCTTGTCGGCGCGCATTGCGGCGTCCTTCTATCCGCCGCATTTCAAGGTAGCCAGGCTGGTCACGGCCCGGCAAGCCGACGCCGGGCTCGACGACGGCGACTACACCTTCGTCTTGGACATCCCCGCCGACTTCCAGCGCGACGTGCTGGCCGCACGCGCCCCGGCAGTGCAGCTGAATGTGGACGCCACCCGCATGAGCCAGGCCTTTACCGGCAACAGCTACATCCAGCAGATGGTCACCAACGAGGTCGCACAGTTCGTGCAGCGCCAGGAAGGTGGGGCCAGCGCGCCGGTCAACCTGGCCCTGCGCATGCGCTTCAATCCCAACCTGGAGCAGTCCTGGTTCGGTTCGCTGATGGAGATCATCAACAACGTCACCATGCTTTCCATCATCCTGACCGGCGCCGCGCTCATCCGCGAGCGCGAGCACGGCACCATCGAACACCTGCTGGTGATGCCGGTGACGCCGGCGGAGATCATGCTGGCCAAGGTCTGGTCCATGGGCGTGGTGGTGGCGCTGGCGGCGCTGGCGTCGCTGCTCTTGATCGTGCGGGGCGCCTTGCATGTGCCCATCGAAGGTTCGGTGGCGCTGTTCATGCTGGTCACTTGCCTGCATCTGTTTGCCACCACCTCGATGGGCATCTTCATGGCCACGCTGGCGCGCTCGATGCCGCAGTTCGGCATGTTGACAGTGCTGGTGCTGCTGCCGCTGCAATTGCTCTCGGGCGGCTCCACGCCACGCGAGAGCATGCCCGTACTGGTACAGGACATCATGCTGGCCGCCCCGACCACGCACTTCGTGGCGGCCGGGCAAGCCATCCTGTACCGCGGCGCCGGCCTGGAGGTGATCTGGCCGCAATTGCTGGCCATCTTTGGCATTGGCGCGGTGCTGTTCATGGCGGCGCTGGGCCGCTTCAGGAAGACCATCAGCCAGATGGCGTGA
- the parC gene encoding DNA topoisomerase IV subunit A, whose protein sequence is MTDQPTLFDQVPSAPDGESLTLSTFAERAYLDYAISVVKGRALPDVADGQKPVQRRILYAMNELSLNSAAKPRKSAAVVGDVLGKLHPHGDQSVYDALVRMAQDFSLRYPLIDGHGNFGSRDGDGAAAMRYTEARLTPISKLLLDEIDMGTVEFQPNYDGSTEEPRLLPARLPFLLLNGASGIAVGMATEIPSHNLTEVAKAAVAMIRNPKISHAELMELIPGPDFPGGGQIITPQATIAEMYQSGRGSLKVRARWKIEDLARGQWQAVITELPPGVSSQRVLEEIEELTNPKVKLGKKSLTPEQQAQKAAILGLLDAVRDESGRDAPVRLVFEPKSKNQDQTEFMNTLLAQTSLETSASLNLVMIGGDGRPRQKNLTDILSEWISFRFETVTRRTQFRMQKVNDRIHILEGREAVLLNIDKVIRIIRESDEPKPALIEAFRLSDRQAEDILEIRLRQLARLEAIKIQQELAELRNEKSTLQDLLDNPSSMKKLVIKEIEGDAKTYGDARRTIIEEAERATFEQKVIDEPVTVIISQKGWVRARTGHGHDATQFTFKAGDSLYGAFECRTVDNLLAFGSNGRVYTIAVNALPNARGDGVPVTTLLELASGSSILHYFAGPADTTLLLASDAAAGFIAKASDMFGRVKGGKSFFTLDEGALPLAPTPVPTDASAVACVSGNGRLLVFGLDEMKTLSSGGRGVNLMELEKNEKLVAAQAISQKGVVVYGTGNVGKAKEIALSAVSLALHIGKRARKGKALESRIKVTGLRAQV, encoded by the coding sequence ATGACCGATCAACCGACCCTGTTCGACCAAGTCCCGAGCGCGCCCGATGGCGAATCGCTGACGCTGTCCACCTTCGCCGAGCGCGCCTATCTCGACTACGCGATCTCGGTGGTCAAGGGCCGCGCCCTGCCCGACGTGGCCGACGGCCAGAAGCCGGTGCAGCGCCGCATCCTCTATGCGATGAATGAACTGTCGCTGAACTCGGCGGCCAAGCCGCGCAAGTCCGCCGCCGTGGTCGGCGACGTGCTGGGCAAGCTGCACCCGCACGGCGACCAGTCGGTGTATGACGCGCTGGTGCGCATGGCCCAGGATTTCTCGCTGCGTTATCCCTTGATCGACGGCCACGGCAACTTCGGTTCGCGCGATGGCGACGGTGCGGCGGCAATGCGCTACACCGAAGCGCGCCTGACACCCATCAGCAAGCTGCTGCTCGATGAAATCGACATGGGCACGGTGGAGTTCCAGCCCAACTACGATGGCTCCACCGAAGAACCGCGCCTGCTGCCGGCGCGCCTGCCCTTCCTGCTGTTGAACGGCGCTTCCGGCATTGCGGTGGGTATGGCCACCGAGATTCCTTCGCACAATCTGACCGAAGTGGCCAAGGCCGCCGTGGCGATGATCCGCAACCCCAAGATCAGCCACGCCGAACTGATGGAGCTCATTCCCGGTCCCGACTTTCCCGGCGGCGGCCAGATCATCACCCCGCAGGCCACCATTGCCGAGATGTACCAGAGCGGCCGTGGCAGCCTGAAAGTGCGCGCACGCTGGAAGATCGAAGACCTGGCGCGCGGCCAGTGGCAGGCGGTCATTACCGAACTGCCGCCGGGCGTTTCCTCGCAGCGGGTGCTGGAAGAAATCGAAGAACTGACCAACCCCAAGGTCAAGCTGGGCAAGAAGTCGTTGACGCCCGAACAGCAGGCCCAGAAAGCCGCCATCCTCGGCCTGCTCGACGCCGTGCGCGACGAATCCGGCCGCGATGCGCCAGTGCGCCTGGTGTTCGAACCCAAGTCCAAGAACCAGGACCAGACCGAGTTCATGAACACGCTCCTGGCCCAGACTTCGCTGGAAACCAGCGCCTCGCTGAACCTGGTGATGATCGGTGGCGATGGCCGTCCGCGCCAGAAGAACCTGACCGACATCCTCAGCGAGTGGATCAGCTTCCGCTTCGAGACCGTGACCCGCCGCACGCAATTCCGCATGCAGAAGGTCAACGACCGCATCCACATCCTGGAAGGCCGGGAAGCGGTGCTGCTCAACATCGACAAGGTCATCAGGATCATCCGCGAATCGGACGAACCCAAGCCCGCCCTGATCGAGGCCTTCAGGCTCTCGGATCGCCAGGCCGAAGACATCCTGGAAATCCGCCTGCGCCAATTGGCCCGCCTGGAAGCCATCAAGATCCAGCAGGAGCTGGCCGAGCTGCGCAACGAGAAGAGCACCCTGCAAGACCTGCTGGACAATCCGTCCTCGATGAAGAAGCTGGTCATCAAGGAAATCGAAGGCGACGCCAAGACCTATGGCGACGCCCGCCGCACCATCATCGAAGAAGCCGAGCGCGCCACCTTCGAACAGAAGGTGATCGATGAACCGGTGACGGTGATCATTTCGCAGAAGGGCTGGGTGCGCGCACGCACCGGCCATGGCCACGATGCCACGCAATTCACCTTCAAGGCCGGCGACAGCCTGTATGGCGCGTTTGAATGCCGCACCGTGGACAACCTGCTGGCCTTCGGCTCCAACGGCCGGGTCTACACCATTGCCGTCAATGCCCTGCCCAATGCGCGCGGCGACGGCGTGCCTGTGACCACGCTGCTGGAACTGGCCAGCGGCAGCAGCATCCTGCACTACTTCGCTGGCCCCGCCGATACCACGCTGCTGCTGGCCTCGGACGCGGCGGCGGGCTTCATCGCCAAGGCTTCCGACATGTTCGGCCGGGTCAAGGGCGGCAAGAGCTTCTTCACGCTGGACGAAGGCGCCCTGCCGCTGGCCCCGACCCCGGTGCCGACCGATGCCAGCGCCGTTGCCTGCGTCTCCGGCAATGGCCGTCTGCTGGTGTTTGGCCTGGACGAGATGAAGACGCTCTCTTCCGGTGGCCGTGGGGTGAACCTGATGGAGCTGGAAAAGAACGAGAAGCTGGTCGCCGCCCAGGCCATCAGCCAGAAGGGTGTGGTCGTGTACGGCACCGGCAATGTGGGCAAGGCCAAGGAGATTGCCTTGTCGGCCGTCTCGCTGGCCCTGCATATCGGCAAGCGCGCCCGCAAGGGCAAGGCGCTGGAATCGCGTATCAAGGTGACGGGATTGCGGGCGCAGGTCTGA